Proteins from one Deinococcus apachensis DSM 19763 genomic window:
- a CDS encoding antibiotic biosynthesis monooxygenase family protein, with amino-acid sequence MITVANRIYVSPEYHDQFEQRFRDRARLVDGMPGFIANHVLRPTKEGEPFVVLTFWESREAFEAWTTSDAFRQGHARSGSLPREAFSGPNVLEIHDVVQSSGFPAGTPAAPH; translated from the coding sequence ATGATCACCGTCGCCAACCGCATCTACGTCAGCCCGGAGTACCACGACCAGTTCGAGCAGAGGTTCCGCGACCGTGCCAGGCTGGTGGACGGCATGCCCGGTTTCATCGCCAATCACGTCCTGCGGCCCACGAAGGAGGGCGAGCCCTTCGTCGTCCTGACCTTCTGGGAGTCGCGGGAAGCGTTCGAGGCGTGGACGACCTCCGACGCCTTCCGCCAGGGGCACGCGCGCAGCGGCAGCCTGCCGCGCGAGGCGTTCAGCGGCCCAAACGTGCTGGAGATCCACGACGTCGTGCAGAGCAGCGGCTTTCCGGCGGGAACGCCCGCCGCGCCGCACTGA
- a CDS encoding cyclin-dependent kinase inhibitor 3 family protein translates to MTSETHPIRVDWIDTALWPGRLGLTFAPGKKGASVLQAGVTHDRDLAADLDRLAQEGVNVLAPLIEAHEFDLLGIPDYHTLTGERGLTVVGCPIRDGDIPADLPAFFALLDELMEHLLDGRLVVVHCRGGLGRAGLTAACLLTQAGMPPGQAIARVREARPGAIENAAQEQFVHDFATR, encoded by the coding sequence GTGACGAGCGAGACCCACCCCATCCGCGTGGACTGGATCGACACGGCGTTGTGGCCGGGACGGCTGGGGCTGACCTTCGCCCCCGGCAAGAAGGGGGCCAGCGTCCTTCAGGCGGGCGTGACGCACGACCGGGACCTGGCGGCGGACCTCGACCGGCTGGCCCAGGAGGGCGTGAACGTCCTCGCGCCGCTCATCGAGGCCCATGAGTTCGACCTGCTGGGCATTCCCGACTACCACACCCTGACGGGGGAGCGGGGCCTGACGGTGGTGGGCTGCCCCATCCGCGACGGCGACATTCCGGCTGACCTGCCCGCCTTTTTCGCCCTTCTCGACGAGCTGATGGAGCACCTGCTCGATGGGCGTCTGGTCGTCGTCCACTGCCGGGGCGGGCTGGGCCGGGCGGGGCTGACCGCCGCCTGCCTGCTCACCCAGGCGGGAATGCCGCCGGGGCAGGCGATAGCGCGGGTGCGCGAGGCCCGGCCCGGCGCGATAGAGAACGCGGCCCAGGAGCAGTTCGTCCACGACTTCGCCACTCGCTAG
- the hemB gene encoding porphobilinogen synthase, with the protein MLDRPRRLRRTAGLRALIREVTLSPSHFIHPIFVHEQETEEPISTMPGVSRHSVGGAVEQARTARELGITSVILFGIPDHKDPQGSQAYAEGGVIQRAAAAIKAALPEVTVITDTCLCEYTDHGHCGPLCQTADGDWTVDNDAALELLAQTAVSQARAGADVVAPSAMMDGQVGAIRAALDAAGYEHVPVMAYAVKYASAYYGPFRDAAGSAPSVGNRASYQMDPAGGEREALREARLDAEQGADYLMVKPALAYLDMIRLLRDSFDLPLVAYNVSGEYALVKAAVQAGYMDERRTVLETLTGMRRAGADAIITYHALDAARWLREG; encoded by the coding sequence ATGCTCGACCGCCCCCGCCGCCTTCGCCGCACTGCTGGCCTGCGCGCCCTGATCCGCGAGGTGACCCTGTCGCCGTCGCACTTCATCCACCCCATCTTCGTCCACGAGCAGGAGACGGAAGAGCCCATTTCCACCATGCCGGGCGTGAGCCGCCACAGTGTCGGGGGGGCCGTGGAGCAGGCGCGGACCGCGCGCGAGCTGGGCATCACCAGCGTGATCCTCTTTGGCATCCCCGACCACAAGGACCCGCAGGGCAGCCAGGCCTACGCCGAGGGCGGCGTGATCCAGCGCGCCGCGGCGGCGATCAAGGCCGCGCTGCCGGAGGTCACCGTGATCACCGACACCTGCCTGTGCGAGTACACCGACCACGGGCACTGCGGGCCGCTGTGCCAGACGGCGGACGGCGACTGGACGGTGGACAACGACGCGGCGCTGGAATTGCTGGCGCAGACGGCGGTGTCGCAGGCGCGGGCCGGGGCGGATGTGGTGGCGCCCAGCGCGATGATGGACGGTCAGGTGGGCGCCATCCGTGCGGCCCTCGACGCGGCGGGGTACGAGCACGTGCCCGTCATGGCCTACGCGGTGAAGTACGCCAGCGCCTACTACGGTCCCTTCCGCGACGCGGCGGGCAGCGCGCCCAGCGTGGGCAACCGGGCGTCCTACCAGATGGACCCGGCGGGCGGCGAGCGGGAGGCCCTGCGCGAGGCCCGCCTGGACGCCGAGCAGGGCGCCGACTACCTGATGGTCAAGCCCGCGCTGGCGTACCTCGACATGATCCGGCTGCTGCGCGACTCCTTCGACCTGCCCCTCGTCGCCTACAATGTCAGCGGCGAGTACGCGCTCGTAAAGGCCGCCGTGCAGGCGGGCTACATGGACGAGCGCCGCACGGTGCTGGAGACGCTGACGGGGATGCGCCGCGCCGGGGCGGACGCGATCATCACCTACCATGCGCTGGACGCCGCGCGCTGGCTGCGGGAGGGCTGA
- a CDS encoding DUF3208 domain-containing protein — protein MSTTEDHGAAGGRAAVRLLQGYLWHPKDADVDLEHYLPHELDEAHVLWDAVNPPFAFFENGEPTAGQLFYQFTVLRLYDDKPGGEDLHGDAEKASEALNPLLDATPEGVGWQLWEDLREL, from the coding sequence ATGAGCACCACTGAAGACCACGGGGCCGCCGGGGGCCGCGCTGCCGTGCGCCTGCTCCAGGGCTACCTGTGGCACCCCAAGGACGCCGACGTGGACCTGGAACACTACCTGCCCCACGAACTCGACGAGGCGCACGTGCTGTGGGACGCCGTGAACCCCCCCTTCGCCTTTTTCGAGAACGGCGAACCGACCGCCGGGCAGCTCTTCTACCAGTTCACTGTCCTGCGCCTGTACGACGACAAACCGGGGGGCGAGGACCTGCACGGGGACGCCGAAAAGGCCAGCGAGGCCTTGAATCCCCTGCTGGACGCCACCCCCGAGGGCGTGGGCTGGCAACTGTGGGAGGACCTGCGCGAACTATGA
- a CDS encoding protein-methionine-sulfoxide reductase heme-binding subunit MsrQ has protein sequence MVAGGVLPALVLALDAVTGALGANPVQRATLQTGLLALALLLLSLACTPLRLLTGWTWPARVRKALGLLAFGYAALHFLIYLLDHGFSPGLLLEDVLERPFVTAGFAALVLLVPLVLTSTRDSVRRMGFPAWQRLHRLVYLAAGLGALHYWWGVKKDHTAPLVAALILAVLLGLRLLPRRRRRP, from the coding sequence GTGGTAGCTGGCGGAGTGCTGCCCGCCCTCGTGCTCGCCCTGGACGCGGTGACGGGGGCGCTCGGGGCCAACCCCGTCCAGCGGGCGACCCTCCAGACTGGGCTGCTCGCGCTCGCCCTGCTCCTCCTCTCGCTCGCCTGCACGCCCTTGCGCCTCCTGACCGGCTGGACCTGGCCCGCCCGTGTTCGGAAGGCCCTCGGCCTGCTCGCCTTCGGGTACGCGGCGCTGCACTTCCTGATCTACCTCCTCGACCACGGCTTCTCGCCCGGGCTGCTGCTGGAGGACGTGCTGGAGCGGCCCTTCGTGACGGCGGGTTTTGCGGCGCTCGTGCTGCTCGTGCCCCTCGTCCTCACGAGCACGCGGGATTCCGTGCGGCGGATGGGCTTCCCCGCCTGGCAACGCCTGCACCGCCTCGTCTACCTGGCCGCCGGACTGGGGGCGCTGCACTACTGGTGGGGGGTGAAAAAGGATCACACGGCCCCGCTGGTGGCAGCGCTGATCCTCGCCGTGTTGCTGGGCCTGCGTCTGCTGCCCAGGAGGCGGAGGCGCCCTTGA
- the msrP gene encoding protein-methionine-sulfoxide reductase catalytic subunit MsrP yields MTPPSPERDEPGAPDPVRPRREFLKNAALFTGTALALGGGLELLTRRPGASEAAGEPLVQARRPTGPYDTTEAVTPWAQATSYNNYYEFGLGKDDPARLAGSLKTRPWTVLIDGEVRKPVRVDIDTLQSWFPLEDRVYRMRCVEGWSMVMPWLGFPLAALLRRVEPTGQAKYVRFTALDDPAQMPGQRSPILDWPYVEGLRLDEALHPLTLMAVGLDGRVLPNQNGAPLRLVVPWKYGFKSIKAVVRVTLTREQPQTTWALAAPDEYGFYANVNPAVPHPRWSQATERRIGELRRRPTLPFNGYAEQVAHLYQGMDLRRFF; encoded by the coding sequence ATGACCCCCCCATCCCCCGAACGTGATGAGCCCGGCGCCCCTGATCCCGTTCGCCCGCGCCGCGAGTTCCTGAAAAACGCCGCCCTTTTCACCGGCACGGCCCTCGCGCTGGGCGGCGGCCTGGAACTGCTCACGCGCCGTCCCGGGGCGAGCGAGGCGGCGGGGGAGCCCCTGGTGCAGGCCCGCCGTCCCACCGGCCCCTACGACACCACCGAGGCGGTCACCCCCTGGGCACAGGCCACGAGCTACAACAACTACTACGAGTTCGGCCTGGGCAAGGACGACCCCGCCCGCCTCGCCGGAAGCCTGAAGACGCGGCCCTGGACGGTCCTGATTGATGGCGAGGTGCGGAAGCCCGTGCGGGTGGACATCGATACGTTGCAGTCCTGGTTCCCCCTCGAAGACCGCGTCTACCGCATGCGCTGTGTGGAGGGCTGGTCGATGGTGATGCCCTGGTTGGGCTTTCCCCTGGCGGCCCTGCTGCGGAGGGTCGAGCCGACGGGGCAGGCGAAGTATGTGCGGTTCACCGCTCTGGACGACCCCGCCCAGATGCCCGGCCAGCGCAGCCCCATCCTCGACTGGCCCTATGTGGAGGGCCTGCGGCTGGACGAGGCGCTGCACCCCCTCACCCTGATGGCGGTGGGGCTGGATGGCCGCGTCCTGCCCAACCAGAACGGGGCGCCGCTGCGGCTCGTCGTGCCCTGGAAGTACGGCTTTAAGAGCATCAAGGCGGTCGTCCGCGTCACCCTCACCCGCGAGCAGCCGCAGACGACCTGGGCGCTGGCCGCCCCCGACGAGTACGGCTTCTACGCGAACGTGAACCCCGCCGTGCCCCACCCCCGCTGGAGCCAGGCGACCGAGCGGCGCATCGGCGAACTGCGCCGCCGCCCCACCCTGCCTTTCAATGGGTACGCCGAACAGGTGGCGCATCTGTATCAGGGCATGGACCTGCGCCGCTTCTTCTGA
- a CDS encoding tetratricopeptide repeat protein, which produces MRQTPLRPALVTLALALAVSASAQSIQTAQALYDQGKWQEAATAAAALNTSAGFALAAEATTAGASLSPDAQKKGLFEKAQGYAKQAIALDKNNADAYFELARAQGRLAQFVGILQSLNLAGDVRKNLDQAIRLRPNMAGAYVALGLWHANLVSKGGAATFLTGAKKNQIVPNFEKAISLEPDVAVHRIEYANALLLQGNKAGAAAQLQKAVSLPANTFWEKRDLEAAKAKLASLQ; this is translated from the coding sequence ATGCGTCAGACCCCCCTTCGTCCGGCCCTCGTGACCCTTGCCCTCGCCCTGGCCGTCAGCGCCAGCGCCCAGAGCATTCAAACCGCCCAGGCCCTCTACGACCAGGGCAAGTGGCAGGAGGCCGCGACCGCCGCGGCCGCCCTGAACACCAGCGCGGGCTTCGCCCTGGCCGCCGAGGCCACGACGGCCGGGGCCAGCCTGAGCCCCGACGCGCAGAAAAAGGGCCTGTTCGAAAAGGCTCAGGGCTACGCCAAGCAGGCCATCGCCCTCGACAAGAACAACGCGGACGCCTACTTCGAGCTGGCCCGCGCGCAAGGTCGCCTGGCACAGTTCGTGGGCATCCTCCAGAGCCTGAACCTTGCGGGGGACGTGCGCAAGAACCTCGACCAGGCCATCCGGCTGCGCCCCAATATGGCGGGTGCCTACGTCGCGCTGGGCCTGTGGCACGCCAACCTGGTCAGCAAGGGTGGGGCCGCCACCTTCCTGACGGGCGCGAAGAAGAACCAGATCGTGCCCAACTTCGAGAAAGCCATCTCGCTGGAGCCCGACGTGGCCGTCCACCGCATCGAGTACGCCAACGCCCTGCTCCTCCAGGGCAACAAGGCGGGGGCTGCGGCCCAGCTTCAGAAGGCCGTCAGCCTGCCCGCGAACACCTTCTGGGAAAAGCGTGATCTGGAGGCGGCGAAGGCCAAGCTGGCGAGCTTGCAGTAA
- a CDS encoding diacylglycerol/lipid kinase family protein has product MIHTPSPPLVPDRHYAVVLNPSAGRGLARREWPRLEAELLARGLPFEVISEPSGVAARTRVEGLPSGVAVLAVGGDGTVGALLPALVGTGRPLGIVPLGSGNDFAGMLGLRPGDFAGALGRLAFAPRRVDALRATILSGEGEGRTHLLLNGLGMGFDAEVAVLTLRAPTRLSGFGRYAWAALAALRNLALTPVTVEVDGRVLYEGPSALTAVMNGTRYGGGFQISPASDARDGLLHALASGRVNRAQLLTLMGRVLRGRHLGHPRVHHAPGRVVTVTWARPTHLHLDGDLAGRVTAVRAEVLPGAVTLLNG; this is encoded by the coding sequence GTGATCCACACACCTTCGCCTCCCCTTGTCCCCGACCGCCACTATGCCGTCGTGCTCAATCCTTCTGCCGGACGTGGCCTGGCCCGGCGCGAGTGGCCCCGGCTGGAGGCGGAACTGCTCGCCCGTGGCCTGCCCTTCGAGGTCATCAGCGAGCCGAGCGGCGTGGCGGCCCGAACCCGCGTCGAGGGCCTTCCGTCCGGGGTCGCTGTGCTGGCCGTGGGCGGGGACGGGACGGTGGGGGCCTTGCTGCCCGCACTCGTGGGGACGGGACGCCCCCTGGGCATCGTTCCACTGGGGAGCGGGAACGACTTCGCGGGAATGCTGGGGTTGCGGCCCGGGGACTTCGCAGGGGCGCTGGGCCGCCTCGCTTTCGCTCCCCGGCGGGTGGACGCCCTGCGCGCCACCATCCTGTCGGGCGAGGGGGAGGGGAGGACGCATCTCCTCCTCAACGGCCTGGGCATGGGCTTTGACGCCGAGGTCGCGGTCCTGACCCTGCGCGCCCCCACCCGGCTCTCCGGCTTCGGGCGCTACGCCTGGGCCGCGCTCGCCGCGCTGCGAAACCTCGCGCTCACGCCCGTCACGGTGGAGGTGGACGGCCGGGTGCTGTACGAGGGGCCGAGTGCCCTCACCGCCGTGATGAACGGCACCCGCTACGGCGGCGGCTTCCAGATCAGCCCCGCCTCCGATGCCCGCGACGGCCTGTTGCACGCGCTGGCGAGTGGGCGTGTCAACCGGGCGCAACTGCTGACCCTGATGGGCCGGGTGCTGCGGGGCCGCCACCTCGGCCATCCGCGCGTTCACCACGCGCCGGGCCGGGTGGTCACCGTAACCTGGGCGCGGCCCACCCACCTGCACCTCGACGGGGACCTCGCCGGGCGGGTGACGGCGGTTCGTGCGGAGGTGCTGCCGGGGGCGGTGACGTTGCTGAACGGGTAG
- the wecB gene encoding non-hydrolyzing UDP-N-acetylglucosamine 2-epimerase translates to MTSPALPPQPRRIVLAFGTRPEATKMAPVYAALARQPGLTPLILSTGQQRTMLDEALAVFGLTPDEDLNVMTERQTLADLTGRIVPQAGRKLREMGADMVLVHGDTTTSFCVALSAFYEGIPVGHVEAGLRSGNMGEPFPEEANRRLTGVLTTLDFAPTPGSRANLLREGKGEEGIFVTGQTAVDAVREVAGRVPLRPEWRQKLEAGQRLVTVTMHRRENLPVMREMAEALADVARAHPDCYFVYPVHLNPAVQEAVRPALGELPNFELTDPLDYANMAPLMAASTLLATDSGGLQEEGAALGVPVAVLRNVTERPEGVEAGVLVLAGNDPVQMRSVLTTLLDDEATLARMRTARNPYGDGRAAGRIAGAVAWHFGLTTRPEDWA, encoded by the coding sequence ATGACCAGCCCGGCCCTTCCCCCCCAGCCCAGACGCATCGTCCTCGCCTTCGGCACCCGGCCCGAGGCGACCAAGATGGCGCCCGTGTACGCGGCGCTCGCCCGGCAACCCGGCCTCACACCCCTGATCCTCTCGACCGGGCAGCAGCGCACCATGCTCGACGAGGCGCTCGCCGTCTTCGGCCTGACCCCCGACGAGGACCTGAACGTGATGACCGAGCGCCAGACCCTCGCCGACCTCACCGGGCGCATCGTGCCCCAGGCGGGTCGCAAGCTGCGCGAGATGGGGGCGGACATGGTCCTCGTCCACGGCGACACCACGACCTCCTTCTGCGTGGCCCTGAGCGCCTTCTACGAGGGCATTCCGGTCGGCCACGTGGAGGCGGGGCTGCGGTCGGGCAACATGGGGGAGCCCTTTCCCGAAGAGGCCAACCGCCGCCTGACGGGCGTGCTGACCACGCTGGATTTCGCGCCCACCCCTGGCAGCCGCGCCAACCTATTGCGCGAGGGCAAGGGGGAGGAGGGCATCTTCGTCACCGGCCAGACCGCCGTGGACGCCGTGCGCGAGGTCGCCGGGCGGGTGCCGCTGCGGCCCGAGTGGCGGCAGAAGCTGGAGGCGGGGCAGCGGCTGGTCACCGTCACGATGCACCGGCGCGAGAACCTGCCGGTGATGCGGGAGATGGCCGAGGCGCTGGCGGACGTGGCCCGCGCCCACCCCGACTGCTATTTCGTGTACCCGGTTCACCTTAACCCCGCCGTGCAGGAGGCGGTGCGGCCCGCCCTGGGTGAGTTGCCCAACTTCGAGCTGACCGACCCGCTCGATTACGCGAATATGGCGCCCCTGATGGCCGCCTCGACCCTGCTCGCCACCGACAGCGGCGGTCTTCAGGAGGAGGGGGCGGCGCTCGGCGTGCCCGTGGCCGTCCTACGCAACGTGACCGAGCGGCCCGAGGGGGTGGAGGCGGGGGTGCTTGTCCTGGCCGGGAATGATCCCGTGCAGATGCGCTCCGTTTTAACGACCCTGCTGGATGACGAGGCGACCCTGGCCCGGATGCGTACGGCCCGCAATCCCTACGGCGACGGGCGGGCCGCGGGGCGCATCGCAGGGGCGGTGGCGTGGCACTTCGGGCTAACCACGAGGCCGGAGGACTGGGCGTAG
- a CDS encoding MraY family glycosyltransferase encodes MESLKALAAQFGIADLFGRGFFSVVLTFLTAWVFTWRFIPRVRAFAIKVGWADMPNERRLNKEPLPNAGGLAIFAGFLISVVVAWALRPIVIEQVNIQVLAILLGASVLVLTGFIDDQFGLSPLFRLLVQALAAVLLIVNGLRIDFNAIPFLPTLPGALNEPLSVGLTLLWIVGLTNAVNLMDGVDGVVGGVGFVVSMVLLVTAAQFPDRAAAVVLLAGLAGAALGYLRHNFNPSRIIMGDAGAYLFGYTLAAVSLLGTLKVSAGASLLVPLIVLALPVLDTTQVVIGRLARGIRNPLGHPDKTHIHHRVLARTASARHTAVILWGVALLCGVIGMVAQGVPLAAIVATVAAVLLCLWFVAYRRVRALDREAARVGGQGG; translated from the coding sequence ATGGAGTCCCTCAAGGCGCTCGCGGCGCAATTCGGTATCGCGGACCTCTTCGGGCGCGGTTTTTTCAGTGTGGTGCTCACGTTCCTGACAGCCTGGGTGTTCACCTGGCGCTTCATTCCCCGGGTGCGGGCCTTTGCCATCAAGGTCGGGTGGGCGGATATGCCCAACGAGCGGCGGCTGAACAAGGAACCGCTGCCGAATGCGGGCGGTCTGGCGATCTTCGCGGGCTTCCTCATCAGCGTGGTCGTCGCCTGGGCGCTGCGGCCCATCGTGATCGAGCAGGTGAACATTCAGGTGCTGGCGATCCTGCTGGGCGCCTCAGTCCTCGTGCTCACCGGCTTCATTGACGACCAGTTCGGCCTCTCACCCCTCTTCCGGCTGCTGGTGCAGGCGCTCGCGGCGGTGCTGCTGATCGTCAACGGGCTGAGAATCGACTTCAACGCCATCCCCTTCCTGCCCACGCTGCCCGGCGCGCTGAATGAGCCGCTCAGCGTGGGGCTCACCCTGCTGTGGATCGTGGGCCTCACGAACGCCGTGAACCTGATGGACGGGGTGGACGGCGTGGTGGGCGGTGTGGGCTTCGTGGTGAGCATGGTGCTGCTCGTCACGGCGGCGCAGTTTCCCGACCGGGCGGCGGCGGTCGTGCTGCTCGCCGGGCTGGCGGGGGCGGCGCTGGGCTACCTGCGGCACAACTTCAACCCCAGCCGCATCATCATGGGGGACGCGGGGGCCTACCTCTTCGGGTACACGCTCGCCGCCGTGAGCCTGCTGGGCACCCTGAAGGTGAGCGCGGGGGCCAGCCTGCTCGTGCCCCTGATCGTGCTCGCGCTGCCCGTGCTCGACACCACCCAGGTCGTCATCGGGCGGCTGGCGCGCGGCATTCGCAACCCGCTCGGCCACCCCGACAAGACGCACATTCACCACCGGGTGTTGGCCCGCACGGCCTCGGCCCGGCACACCGCCGTGATTCTGTGGGGCGTGGCGCTGCTCTGCGGCGTGATCGGGATGGTGGCGCAGGGGGTGCCCCTCGCCGCCATCGTGGCGACGGTCGCTGCCGTCCTGCTGTGCCTGTGGTTCGTCGCCTACCGCCGGGTGCGGGCGCTCGACCGCGAGGCGGCCCGGGTGGGGGGTCAGGGCGGGTAG
- the upp gene encoding uracil phosphoribosyltransferase translates to MVTAVTHPLVQHKVSLMRDVHTGVKEFRELAAEVSMLLAYEAMRDLDLSPTHLTTPIQEGDFPMLSGKKLALVAILRAGLVMTDGILNLVPAAKVGHIGLYRDPQTLQPVAYYNKLPADIAERRVFLTDPMLATGGSASAAIAFLKAAGAQTIKLMCILAAPEGIAVIERDHPDVEIVVAAVDERLNDHGYIVPGLGDAGDRIYGTK, encoded by the coding sequence ATGGTCACGGCCGTCACCCATCCCCTGGTCCAGCACAAGGTCTCTCTGATGCGCGATGTCCATACCGGTGTCAAGGAGTTCCGCGAACTCGCCGCCGAGGTCTCCATGCTCCTCGCCTACGAGGCGATGCGCGACCTGGACCTGAGCCCCACCCACCTCACCACGCCAATTCAGGAGGGGGACTTCCCCATGCTGAGCGGGAAGAAACTCGCGCTCGTCGCCATCCTGCGCGCGGGGCTGGTGATGACGGACGGCATCCTGAATCTGGTGCCCGCCGCCAAGGTGGGGCATATCGGGCTGTACCGCGACCCCCAGACGCTCCAGCCGGTCGCCTACTACAACAAGCTCCCCGCTGACATCGCCGAGCGCCGGGTCTTTCTCACCGACCCCATGCTCGCCACGGGCGGGAGCGCCAGCGCCGCCATCGCGTTCCTGAAGGCGGCGGGCGCCCAGACCATCAAGCTGATGTGCATCCTCGCCGCCCCCGAGGGTATCGCCGTGATCGAGCGCGATCACCCGGATGTGGAGATCGTGGTCGCCGCCGTGGACGAGCGCCTGAACGACCACGGGTACATCGTGCCGGGGCTGGGGGACGCGGGAGACCGGATTTACGGAACGAAGTAG
- a CDS encoding DUF58 domain-containing protein produces MSRRPPRVTLTREFPPQGFEGDQLPYRVRVEVESRWPLRVLVEDPTPLTVVAGEQVALGGLTLGRSVTERRTTLTLNRRGEYAWAGGALRWADPLGLFWHSAPLRVAARLEVYPGTHGLVLPDLLRPLLSEGNLSRTLGLEDPISLRGARPYLPGDPPGRVHWRLSARTGSLTVRELDRTAASSVTVFLDLNGSEVFVDSVVRLASSLIQEALALDLPACVTTTAGATPTGRTPETLRAALRLLARATPDFTPPLIPPTRAGGNLIVLTQRAGHALVEQAMRARATASRVVIVAVPEGFYLEPGETPRRQWVEAPDTVRDLERRAGILAEAGVLVFVLRGNQSVLRLGA; encoded by the coding sequence GTGTCACGCCGTCCACCCCGGGTGACGCTGACCCGCGAGTTTCCGCCCCAGGGTTTCGAGGGGGACCAGCTCCCTTACCGGGTGCGGGTTGAGGTCGAGTCCCGCTGGCCGCTGCGCGTGCTCGTCGAGGACCCCACGCCCCTGACGGTCGTGGCGGGGGAACAGGTGGCCCTGGGCGGGCTGACCCTGGGCCGCAGCGTGACCGAGCGGCGCACGACCCTCACCCTCAACCGCCGGGGCGAGTACGCCTGGGCGGGCGGGGCGCTGCGCTGGGCCGATCCGCTGGGGCTCTTCTGGCACTCCGCCCCGCTGCGGGTTGCCGCCCGGCTGGAGGTCTATCCCGGCACGCACGGCCTGGTTCTCCCCGATCTGCTGCGCCCGTTGCTGAGCGAGGGCAACCTCTCGCGCACGCTGGGGCTGGAAGACCCCATCAGTCTGCGCGGGGCGCGGCCCTACCTGCCGGGCGACCCGCCGGGGCGCGTCCACTGGCGCCTCTCGGCCCGCACGGGCAGCCTGACGGTGCGCGAACTCGACCGCACCGCCGCGAGCAGCGTGACCGTCTTTCTCGACCTGAACGGCAGCGAGGTGTTCGTGGACAGCGTGGTGCGCTTGGCGAGCAGCCTAATTCAGGAGGCCCTGGCACTCGACCTGCCCGCCTGCGTCACCACCACGGCGGGGGCCACGCCCACCGGCCGCACCCCGGAGACGTTGCGCGCGGCCCTGCGCCTCCTCGCCCGGGCCACCCCCGACTTCACCCCGCCTCTCATCCCCCCGACCCGGGCGGGGGGCAACCTCATCGTGCTGACGCAGCGGGCTGGTCACGCCCTCGTCGAGCAGGCCATGCGCGCTCGCGCCACCGCGAGCCGCGTCGTCATCGTCGCCGTCCCCGAGGGCTTTTACCTGGAGCCCGGCGAGACGCCCCGCCGCCAGTGGGTCGAGGCGCCCGACACGGTGCGCGACCTGGAGCGCCGGGCCGGGATTCTGGCCGAGGCGGGTGTGCTCGTCTTCGTGCTGCGCGGCAACCAGAGCGTGCTGCGGCTGGGCGCCTGA
- a CDS encoding AAA family ATPase, which produces MTNGRRTGELAGVQAYAGRVLENVARVLVGKEDVTRLALAGILAGGHLLLEDAPGTGKTMLARALAASLGLGFRRVQFTPDLLPSDVTGVSVYRPATGEFEFVPGPIFTGLLLADEINRATPKTQSALLEAMGEGQVTEAGVTHVLPPPFVVVATQNPIEHEGTYRLPEAQLDRFLLKLSVGYPTPEEEVRMLARLQGAHPIDTLGAVATPDDLLSARAAVREVRVSDDLRRYIAALSARTRAHPQVALGGGPRASLALQGVAQALAALAGRSFVLPDDVKAAAPGVLAHRLSLRIEARLAGTRPEEIVADVLRHEPVPAEPLPTGAAP; this is translated from the coding sequence ATGACGAACGGAAGACGAACGGGGGAGCTGGCAGGCGTCCAGGCCTACGCGGGCCGGGTGCTGGAGAACGTCGCGCGGGTGCTGGTCGGCAAGGAGGACGTGACGCGGCTCGCGCTGGCGGGCATTCTGGCGGGCGGGCACCTGCTGCTGGAGGACGCCCCCGGCACCGGCAAGACGATGTTGGCCCGCGCGCTCGCCGCCAGCCTGGGCCTGGGGTTCCGGCGGGTGCAGTTCACGCCCGACCTGCTGCCCAGCGACGTGACGGGCGTCAGCGTGTACCGCCCCGCAACCGGTGAGTTCGAGTTCGTCCCCGGGCCGATCTTCACCGGCCTGCTCCTCGCCGACGAGATCAACCGCGCCACCCCCAAGACCCAGTCGGCGCTGCTGGAGGCGATGGGCGAGGGCCAGGTTACCGAGGCGGGCGTCACGCACGTCCTCCCGCCGCCCTTCGTGGTGGTCGCCACCCAGAACCCCATCGAGCATGAGGGCACCTACCGATTGCCGGAGGCGCAGCTCGACCGCTTCCTCCTCAAGCTCTCGGTGGGCTACCCCACGCCCGAGGAGGAGGTGCGGATGCTCGCCCGGCTCCAGGGGGCGCACCCCATCGACACGCTCGGCGCGGTCGCCACGCCCGACGATTTGCTGTCGGCCCGGGCGGCGGTGCGCGAGGTGCGGGTCTCCGACGACCTGCGGCGGTACATCGCGGCGCTCAGCGCCCGGACCCGCGCCCACCCGCAGGTCGCCCTGGGAGGGGGGCCGCGCGCCAGCCTCGCCTTGCAGGGGGTGGCGCAGGCCCTTGCGGCACTCGCGGGCCGGAGCTTCGTGCTGCCCGACGACGTGAAGGCCGCCGCACCCGGAGTCCTCGCCCACCGCCTCAGCCTGCGGATCGAGGCGCGGCTGGCCGGAACTCGCCCCGAGGAGATTGTCGCGGACGTGCTGCGGCACGAGCCGGTGCCCGCCGAGCCCCTCCCCACCGGAGCCGCCCCCTGA